The following proteins are co-located in the Alcaligenes faecalis genome:
- the paaE gene encoding 1,2-phenylacetyl-CoA epoxidase subunit PaaE encodes MSQFYSLPVASVSRSTRDAVVVAFTVPEDLQDVFQFRPGQYLTLRTHLDGQELRRSYSICAAPHDRLLRVAIKRVNDGAFSTWANSHLEAGASLEVMPPDGNFTVDFDPSQAHRYAAFAVGSGITPILSLVKTALDTEPQSTFTLFFGNRASSAIMFREEIEDLKNTYMERFSIVYIMSRETQDIDLFNGRLDGEKVRQLMQQWFDPASVDVAFVCGPQDMSEQVVAALQENGLEKSQIKFELFGAPKGPRALRTGEESRKAPGKEECELTVIQDGITRNLTISKSNSSILDAALEQGLELPYSCKGGVCSTCRCKVVEGEVDMDANFALEDYEVARGFVLSCQSFPVTDRVVIDFDQET; translated from the coding sequence ATGAGTCAGTTTTATTCTCTTCCTGTGGCCTCGGTTTCCCGCAGCACCCGCGATGCCGTGGTGGTGGCCTTTACCGTGCCCGAGGATTTGCAGGATGTGTTTCAGTTTCGCCCCGGTCAGTACCTGACCTTGCGCACCCATCTGGACGGTCAGGAATTGCGCCGTTCTTATTCGATCTGTGCGGCTCCGCACGATCGTTTGCTGCGCGTGGCGATCAAGCGTGTCAATGATGGTGCTTTCTCCACCTGGGCCAATAGCCACCTGGAAGCCGGTGCTTCCCTGGAAGTGATGCCACCGGATGGCAACTTCACGGTGGACTTCGATCCCAGCCAGGCTCATCGTTACGCCGCCTTTGCGGTCGGTAGTGGCATTACACCGATTCTGTCCTTGGTGAAAACCGCACTGGATACCGAGCCCCAGTCGACTTTCACGCTGTTTTTCGGTAATCGTGCCTCTTCGGCCATCATGTTCCGCGAAGAGATCGAGGACCTGAAAAACACCTATATGGAACGTTTCTCCATCGTGTATATCATGAGCCGGGAAACGCAGGATATTGACCTGTTCAATGGTCGTCTGGATGGCGAGAAAGTACGCCAGCTAATGCAGCAATGGTTCGACCCCGCCAGCGTGGATGTGGCCTTTGTGTGTGGCCCTCAGGACATGAGCGAGCAGGTAGTTGCCGCCTTGCAGGAAAATGGCCTGGAAAAATCCCAGATCAAGTTCGAGCTATTCGGTGCCCCTAAAGGCCCGCGTGCCTTGCGCACGGGTGAGGAGTCGCGCAAGGCTCCGGGCAAGGAAGAGTGCGAGCTGACCGTGATCCAAGACGGCATTACCCGCAACCTGACCATCAGCAAGAGCAACAGCAGTATTTTGGATGCGGCACTGGAGCAAGGGCTGGAATTGCCTTACTCCTGTAAGGGTGGGGTGTGTTCCACCTGCCGTTGCAAAGTGGTAGAAGGCGAAGTGGACATGGACGCCAACTTTGCATTGGAAGATTACGAGGTAGCCCGCGGTTTCGTGCTCAGTTGCCAAAGCTTTCCGGTTACCGACCGGGTGGTGATTGACTTCGATCAGGAAACCTAA
- the paaD gene encoding 1,2-phenylacetyl-CoA epoxidase subunit PaaD yields the protein MTQTWSTEQVMQVLATVPDPEIPVISLLDLGIVRDVSWEQDVCVVTITPTYSGCPAMYEMSHSIEQALQQAGIEQVRVDTKLSPAWTTDWMSEQGKLALRDYGIAPPAQSAVDISGLLRQPEAPVVACPQCGSTHTRVISQFGSTPCKALYRCISCGEPFDYFKAH from the coding sequence ATGACACAGACCTGGAGCACCGAACAGGTCATGCAAGTGCTGGCCACAGTTCCAGATCCGGAGATCCCCGTGATCTCCTTGCTGGACCTGGGCATTGTGCGTGACGTGAGTTGGGAGCAGGACGTGTGTGTGGTCACCATCACACCGACTTACTCCGGTTGTCCGGCGATGTACGAGATGAGCCACTCGATTGAACAGGCCTTGCAGCAGGCCGGTATCGAGCAGGTTCGGGTAGATACGAAGTTGTCACCGGCCTGGACGACCGATTGGATGAGCGAGCAGGGTAAGTTGGCCTTGCGCGACTATGGTATCGCTCCTCCGGCTCAAAGTGCGGTTGATATTTCTGGTTTGCTGCGTCAGCCCGAGGCGCCTGTGGTGGCCTGTCCTCAGTGCGGCTCCACGCATACACGGGTGATCAGCCAGTTTGGCTCCACACCCTGCAAGGCGCTGTATCGCTGCATCAGCTGCGGTGAACCATTCGATTACTTTAAGGCGCATTAG